One segment of Leptolyngbyaceae cyanobacterium DNA contains the following:
- a CDS encoding sulfite exporter TauE/SafE family protein: protein MLSLYLFLALGFIGSGHCVGMCGPFVMGYSSPSKNDWYSHVLYGLGRSTTYAMLGFLASSFGQILQNLLGLRATLLILAGVVMIYLALGQLRVLPRKLPSIQQYQWYRKSIGRLYASNAWYRTYPLGVLLGFIPCGLIAMALSLAITQPIPLATWGMFVFGLGTMPAMVGFGMLVQRLKLPKLERYAAMAMVVLGSLTLWMGVHILGWLPPPPQSAILSRLHPTSLPGSSEMPSTPHHHQHH, encoded by the coding sequence ATGCTAAGTCTGTATCTGTTTTTAGCCCTTGGTTTTATTGGTAGCGGACATTGCGTAGGGATGTGTGGCCCATTCGTGATGGGTTACAGTTCGCCAAGCAAAAACGATTGGTATTCCCATGTCCTTTACGGTTTAGGTCGTTCTACCACCTACGCAATGTTAGGATTTTTAGCGAGCAGTTTTGGTCAAATCCTGCAAAATTTGTTGGGACTCAGGGCAACTTTGCTGATCCTGGCTGGCGTTGTAATGATTTACTTAGCTTTAGGGCAACTCAGAGTATTACCCAGGAAATTGCCTTCCATACAGCAGTATCAGTGGTATCGAAAGAGTATCGGACGTTTATATGCCAGTAACGCCTGGTATCGCACTTATCCATTAGGAGTGCTGCTGGGATTTATTCCCTGTGGTTTGATTGCAATGGCGCTTAGTTTAGCCATTACCCAACCAATTCCCCTCGCCACTTGGGGAATGTTTGTGTTCGGACTCGGCACTATGCCAGCAATGGTGGGCTTTGGTATGCTAGTGCAACGGCTGAAATTGCCCAAATTGGAACGCTATGCAGCAATGGCAATGGTTGTACTCGGTTCCCTTACCCTGTGGATGGGAGTGCATATATTAGGCTGGTTACCACCACCCCCCCAAAGTGCAATTTTGTCTAGGCTGCATCCTACTAGTTTGCCAGGTTCTTCCGAGATGCCATCAACTCCCCACCATCATCAGCATCATTGA
- a CDS encoding multicopper oxidase domain-containing protein: MNKFWLYSWRKSLRIVLGVILCVGLMFPSPAAASLVKEPVTEVQVSLGNAENELKFFPSNLQFMADKRYKLVITNPSPQKHYFTAKDFADAIWTQAVKDDKIEVKGAVHEVEILPGGKAEWTFVALKPGTYSLRCPIAGHTEAGMIGQIAVSAN; the protein is encoded by the coding sequence ATGAATAAATTTTGGCTATATAGCTGGCGAAAGAGTTTGCGGATAGTGCTGGGGGTGATACTCTGCGTTGGCTTAATGTTTCCTTCCCCAGCTGCCGCATCTCTAGTGAAGGAACCAGTAACAGAAGTGCAGGTGAGTTTGGGAAATGCTGAGAACGAATTAAAGTTTTTTCCCAGTAATCTACAATTTATGGCTGATAAACGCTATAAGCTGGTAATTACGAATCCAAGCCCCCAAAAGCACTATTTTACCGCTAAAGATTTTGCCGATGCGATTTGGACGCAAGCTGTGAAGGATGACAAGATTGAGGTGAAAGGGGCGGTTCATGAAGTAGAAATTTTACCTGGTGGGAAAGCAGAGTGGACATTTGTAGCCCTTAAACCAGGAACTTACAGCCTGCGTTGTCCGATCGCAGGACATACAGAAGCAGGTATGATCGGACAGATTGCGGTTTCTGCTAATTAG